Proteins encoded within one genomic window of Polaribacter sp. NJDZ03:
- a CDS encoding YHS domain-containing (seleno)protein, translating into MRNLGILFLLISFTAVGQKNDYNTKKGFVAEGYDVVAYFNNNAEKGDKEFTTSYDGVDFKFSSKENLEIFNKSPKKYVPAYGGYCAYAIGVKGEKVSIDPNTFEIRDGKLYLFYNSWGTNTLELWEKEGAEVLRDKADENWLKIKNED; encoded by the coding sequence ATGAGAAATTTAGGAATTCTTTTTCTGCTAATTTCATTTACAGCTGTAGGGCAGAAGAATGATTATAATACCAAAAAAGGTTTTGTAGCAGAAGGGTACGATGTTGTTGCTTATTTTAATAATAATGCAGAAAAAGGAGATAAAGAATTTACAACATCATACGATGGGGTAGATTTTAAATTTTCATCAAAAGAAAATTTAGAGATTTTTAATAAATCACCTAAAAAATACGTGCCTGCCTATGGAGGTTATTGTGCTTATGCAATTGGCGTAAAAGGAGAGAAAGTTTCTATAGATCCTAACACTTTTGAGATTAGAGATGGAAAATTATATTTATTCTACAATTCTTGGGGAACAAATACGTTAGAGTTATGGGAGAAAGAAGGAGCAGAGGTACTTAGAGATAAAGCAGATGAAAACTGGCTTAAAATAAAGAATGAAGATTGA
- the brnQ gene encoding branched-chain amino acid transport system II carrier protein yields MNKTKDIWIAGFALFSLFFGAGNLILPPSLGVKSGADWWIVVLGFILTAIIIPIFAIFAHARLQGTLYDFGKKVSPVFSTIFCFLIYIIAAAIPSPRTAAVTHEMAIQPFFNTPPILTSIVYFVLVFIFAVNRSKIISLIGKFLTPIIVLILLVIIGIAFFTSPGTVNPSTFKNPFVDGILEGYQTFDAIAGVVVGAVIIISLDYSNHNTFNEKRTLIRKAGYISGIGLLLIYGGLILSGSLFSATFAENASRIEILSGLSTQTLGHFGTIFLSILVALACFTTAVGIVTGTADYIKGICNNSKTAYIVTAATASIIGVIVGSYNVGFIIDVAVPALMFVYPITIVLILLNVVPEKYASKLVFRGVVIVTFIFSIPDFLGFIIPRENLTGIKSFIPLAAHSLGWVLPALLVFVLLNLKTYTTKKN; encoded by the coding sequence TTGAACAAAACAAAAGATATTTGGATTGCAGGTTTTGCACTTTTCTCACTCTTTTTTGGCGCAGGAAATTTAATTTTACCTCCATCTTTAGGCGTTAAATCTGGTGCAGATTGGTGGATTGTTGTTTTAGGTTTTATCTTAACAGCTATCATTATTCCTATTTTTGCCATTTTTGCACATGCAAGGTTACAAGGTACTTTGTATGATTTTGGTAAAAAAGTATCACCTGTTTTTAGTACTATTTTTTGTTTCTTAATATACATTATAGCAGCGGCAATTCCGTCTCCAAGAACTGCTGCCGTTACACATGAAATGGCAATTCAACCATTTTTTAATACACCTCCCATTTTAACAAGTATTGTCTACTTTGTTTTGGTGTTTATTTTTGCAGTAAATCGTTCTAAAATAATAAGTTTAATTGGTAAGTTTTTAACACCAATTATTGTGCTTATTTTATTAGTAATTATAGGAATAGCCTTTTTCACTTCTCCGGGAACCGTAAATCCATCAACCTTTAAAAATCCTTTTGTAGATGGAATTTTAGAAGGCTACCAAACTTTTGACGCTATTGCTGGTGTAGTTGTAGGTGCCGTTATTATCATCTCTTTAGATTATAGTAATCATAACACCTTTAACGAGAAAAGAACATTGATTAGAAAAGCGGGTTATATCTCTGGGATTGGTTTATTACTTATTTACGGAGGTTTAATTTTAAGCGGATCATTATTCAGTGCTACCTTTGCAGAAAATGCTTCTAGAATTGAAATTTTATCTGGCTTAAGTACACAAACTTTAGGGCATTTCGGAACCATATTTTTAAGTATTTTGGTTGCCTTGGCTTGTTTTACAACTGCTGTTGGTATTGTTACCGGAACCGCAGATTATATAAAAGGTATTTGCAATAATTCTAAGACTGCGTATATTGTTACAGCAGCAACAGCTTCAATTATTGGTGTTATTGTTGGGAGTTATAATGTTGGGTTTATTATTGATGTTGCAGTGCCTGCATTAATGTTTGTCTATCCAATTACTATTGTTTTAATTCTACTAAACGTGGTACCAGAAAAATACGCTTCTAAATTGGTTTTTAGAGGTGTTGTAATTGTCACTTTTATTTTTAGTATTCCAGATTTTTTAGGGTTTATCATTCCTAGAGAAAACTTAACGGGTATTAAAAGTTTTATTCCTTTAGCAGCACATAGTTTGGGTTGGGTGTTGCCTGCTTTGTTGGTTTTTGTATTGTTAAACCTAAAAACTTATACGACAAAAAAAAACTGA
- a CDS encoding Crp/Fnr family transcriptional regulator, with protein sequence MADNIELTNFIKKNINIDDEDLKIVLSYFKTIKKKKNEILLSNGKNSQLSYFVKKGSLRLFYINEEGKDVTRYIAFENQFATELVSFITNEPAQETIQVIENSELLYITHDDFRHLMTIVPKWKDFYSIYLEKAYVNNSKRLISFTTLDASERYKQLFKINPNIVKRLPNKIVASYINISQETLSRIKSKI encoded by the coding sequence ATGGCAGACAATATAGAACTCACTAATTTCATAAAAAAAAATATAAATATTGATGATGAAGATTTAAAAATCGTGTTGTCTTATTTTAAAACAATAAAAAAAAAGAAAAATGAAATTTTACTTTCCAATGGAAAAAATAGTCAGCTTAGTTATTTTGTAAAAAAAGGTAGCTTAAGACTATTTTATATCAATGAGGAAGGAAAAGACGTAACACGTTATATTGCATTTGAAAATCAGTTTGCTACAGAACTGGTTAGTTTTATTACCAATGAACCTGCGCAAGAAACGATTCAAGTTATTGAAAACAGTGAACTTCTATATATTACCCACGATGATTTTAGACATCTTATGACTATTGTGCCTAAATGGAAAGACTTTTATAGCATCTATTTAGAAAAAGCATATGTAAATAATTCTAAGAGATTAATATCATTTACTACACTAGATGCATCTGAAAGATACAAGCAACTATTTAAAATAAACCCAAACATTGTAAAACGCTTACCAAACAAAATTGTAGCTTCGTATATTAATATTTCACAAGAAACTTTGAGTAGAATAAAATCTAAAATTTAA
- a CDS encoding serine hydrolase: MFNFKQAIICFLLLFIIVNSNAQISEKNLDNLIEQTLKTFDVPGISVGILKDGKIVYAKGHGVRSLTNKKDMNENTLVGIASNSKGFTCFALAMMVDAGKLNWDDKVRKYIPEFEMYDAWITQNITVRDLVTHRSGLDLGSGDLMFFPENNNFTTKDIINNVKHLKPSSKFRTDFKYNNNMFIVAGEVLKRVSGLNWDEFIETKIMNPVGMTSSKASYNRVTNRTNIIDAHTRADGKVIQIPHDWSETANPAGGIVSNVKDMLTWANFLMNDAVTKNGERLLSETQFHELWQLQTPLKVRKNDSYNSNFRGYGLGWFLTDVKGGHKQVYHTGGLLGTVTQFTMIPDLDLAIIVLTNQMNGSAFNTITNTVKDTYLGYEDRNWLENLGTNNTEYLKYNDSIKASVYSKVALAKADKSLPKPSQIVGIYNDAWFGNMTISNDGNSYLIKCERSATLFGELLPYNQTTYVAKWNNRSYDADVFVQFSFDEKGNTTGATMKFIAPITDFSFDFNHLNFKKVN, encoded by the coding sequence ATGTTCAACTTTAAACAAGCAATTATTTGCTTTTTATTACTATTTATAATAGTAAATAGTAACGCTCAAATTTCAGAAAAAAACCTCGATAATTTAATAGAACAAACCTTAAAAACTTTTGATGTTCCAGGTATTTCTGTCGGAATTTTAAAAGACGGAAAAATTGTGTATGCTAAAGGACATGGAGTTCGTTCTTTAACCAACAAAAAAGACATGAATGAAAACACCTTGGTTGGTATTGCTTCTAACAGTAAGGGTTTTACATGCTTTGCTTTGGCTATGATGGTAGATGCGGGGAAATTAAATTGGGACGATAAAGTAAGAAAATACATTCCCGAATTTGAAATGTACGATGCTTGGATTACACAAAACATAACAGTTCGTGATCTAGTTACACATAGAAGTGGTTTAGATTTAGGATCTGGAGATTTAATGTTTTTTCCTGAAAACAATAATTTTACCACAAAAGATATCATCAATAATGTAAAACATTTAAAACCATCGAGTAAATTTAGAACCGATTTTAAATACAACAACAATATGTTTATTGTTGCAGGAGAAGTATTAAAACGTGTTAGCGGACTTAACTGGGATGAATTTATTGAGACTAAAATAATGAATCCGGTTGGTATGACTAGCAGTAAAGCATCTTACAACCGAGTTACAAACAGAACAAATATTATTGATGCGCACACAAGAGCAGACGGAAAAGTAATTCAGATTCCGCATGATTGGAGCGAAACTGCAAACCCTGCTGGCGGAATTGTAAGTAACGTAAAAGACATGCTTACATGGGCAAATTTTTTAATGAATGATGCCGTTACCAAAAACGGAGAACGCTTGCTAAGTGAAACTCAATTTCATGAACTATGGCAACTACAAACTCCTTTAAAAGTAAGGAAAAACGATTCTTACAACTCTAATTTTAGAGGCTACGGTTTAGGCTGGTTTTTAACAGATGTAAAAGGCGGACATAAACAGGTATACCATACAGGTGGTTTATTGGGTACCGTTACTCAGTTTACTATGATTCCAGATTTAGATTTGGCCATTATTGTATTAACAAACCAAATGAACGGAAGTGCTTTTAACACCATTACAAATACGGTAAAAGACACGTATTTAGGTTATGAGGATAGAAACTGGTTAGAAAATTTAGGGACTAACAATACCGAATATTTAAAATACAACGACAGTATAAAAGCAAGTGTTTATAGTAAAGTAGCGCTAGCTAAAGCTGATAAAAGCCTACCGAAACCTTCACAAATTGTAGGGATTTATAATGATGCCTGGTTTGGAAATATGACCATTTCTAATGATGGAAATTCTTACCTTATAAAATGTGAGCGCTCTGCTACTTTATTTGGCGAGTTGTTGCCTTACAACCAAACAACCTACGTTGCAAAATGGAACAATAGAAGTTATGATGCAGATGTTTTTGTACAATTTTCTTTTGATGAAAAAGGAAATACTACAGGAGCCACCATGAAATTTATTGCACCAATTACAGATTTTAGTTTCGACTTTAATCATTTAAACTTTAAAAAAGTAAACTAA
- the ribB gene encoding 3,4-dihydroxy-2-butanone-4-phosphate synthase has translation MVLTELDALKMFGNDSKERLEKAFIHLQQGNGIILMDDEGRENEGDLIFSAHNMTNDQMALMVRKCSGIVCLCLPNEKADALELPYMVKENTSSYQTPFTITIEAKEGVTTGVSAKDRLTTIKAACKENASSANLAKPGHVFPLRAKYNGVLERKGHTEGSVDLMKLAGLKPEAVLCELMNDDGTMAKTDTILEFANEHNLIVVSIQDIIHYRTFVRDYK, from the coding sequence AAAAATGTTTGGTAATGACAGTAAAGAACGATTAGAAAAAGCTTTTATACATCTTCAGCAAGGAAATGGAATTATCTTAATGGATGATGAGGGTAGAGAAAATGAAGGAGATTTAATATTTTCTGCACATAATATGACCAATGATCAAATGGCACTTATGGTTAGAAAATGTAGTGGTATTGTTTGTCTTTGTTTGCCCAATGAAAAAGCAGATGCACTGGAATTACCGTATATGGTAAAAGAAAATACAAGTAGCTACCAAACACCTTTTACAATTACAATTGAAGCCAAAGAAGGTGTTACTACTGGAGTTTCTGCTAAAGACAGATTAACAACCATAAAAGCTGCTTGCAAAGAAAATGCGAGTAGTGCCAATTTAGCAAAACCAGGTCATGTTTTTCCTTTAAGAGCTAAATATAATGGCGTTTTAGAAAGAAAAGGACATACAGAAGGTAGCGTAGATTTAATGAAATTAGCAGGTTTAAAACCAGAAGCTGTACTGTGTGAATTAATGAACGATGATGGAACAATGGCAAAAACTGACACCATTTTAGAGTTTGCAAATGAGCATAATTTGATCGTAGTATCTATACAAGATATTATTCATTATCGTACATTTGTAAGAGATTACAAATAG
- a CDS encoding alpha/beta fold hydrolase — protein sequence MLLVYKNANIFYTDQGKGSVVVLIHGFLENSTMWDKIVPELTKRNRIITIDLLGHGKSDCLGYVHSMELFAKTVEAVLKHLKIRKFILVGHSLGGYISLALAKMNPSKIKGLCLLNSTSEKDSEERIKIRIRANKMVQNNFENMVKMSISNLFNQEHVSTYKEEIEAIKKEALKTSLQGYVAANEGMKNRLNTNAVLAENNFKKLIIVGEKDLVLNLESSKEEAKKTNSELVVFPDGHMSHIENTPELILSLKKFIKSC from the coding sequence ATGCTTTTAGTCTACAAAAACGCTAATATTTTTTATACAGATCAAGGAAAGGGATCCGTTGTTGTTCTTATACATGGTTTTTTAGAAAATTCCACTATGTGGGATAAAATTGTGCCAGAACTTACCAAAAGAAATAGAATAATTACCATTGATTTACTAGGTCACGGAAAATCTGATTGCTTAGGTTATGTACATTCTATGGAGCTATTTGCTAAAACGGTAGAAGCTGTTTTAAAACACTTAAAAATTAGAAAATTTATTTTGGTTGGGCATTCTCTAGGAGGCTATATTTCTTTAGCTCTTGCCAAAATGAATCCTTCTAAAATAAAGGGATTATGCTTGTTAAATTCAACTTCAGAAAAAGATTCTGAAGAACGCATAAAAATAAGAATTAGAGCAAATAAAATGGTTCAAAATAATTTTGAAAACATGGTTAAAATGTCCATTTCAAATTTATTTAATCAAGAACATGTATCAACATATAAAGAAGAGATTGAGGCAATAAAAAAAGAAGCCTTAAAAACATCTTTACAAGGTTATGTTGCTGCGAATGAAGGGATGAAAAACCGTCTAAATACCAATGCTGTTTTAGCTGAAAATAATTTTAAAAAATTAATAATTGTTGGAGAAAAAGATCTTGTTTTAAATTTAGAAAGCTCTAAAGAGGAAGCTAAAAAAACAAATTCTGAATTGGTTGTTTTTCCTGATGGCCATATGAGTCATATTGAAAATACTCCAGAATTGATTCTTTCTTTAAAAAAATTCATAAAAAGCTGTTAA
- a CDS encoding YHS domain-containing (seleno)protein: protein MKQFLLFLFLGISTLLSAQQIDYNTKKGFVAEGYDVVSYFVDKKPVEGKKKFVAAYDGAKFQFSSEEHLKMFTENPEKYVPQYGGYCAYAVAEKNTKMYIDAEAYEIRDGKLYLFYSSFFGNKLEDWKEGNTKKLQIKADKNWQGLKHKNN from the coding sequence ATGAAACAATTTCTACTATTCCTTTTTTTAGGAATTTCCACTCTTTTATCAGCGCAACAAATAGATTATAATACTAAAAAAGGTTTTGTAGCAGAAGGATATGATGTGGTTTCTTATTTTGTAGACAAAAAACCAGTAGAAGGTAAAAAGAAATTTGTAGCGGCCTACGATGGTGCTAAATTTCAATTTTCTTCAGAGGAGCATTTAAAAATGTTTACAGAAAATCCCGAAAAATATGTTCCACAATATGGTGGGTATTGTGCTTATGCTGTTGCAGAGAAAAACACAAAAATGTATATAGATGCAGAGGCTTATGAAATTAGAGATGGTAAATTATATTTATTTTATAGTTCTTTTTTTGGTAATAAGTTAGAGGATTGGAAAGAAGGAAATACGAAGAAATTACAAATAAAAGCAGACAAAAATTGGCAAGGTTTAAAACATAAAAACAATTAA